The segment TGCACCACCCGCGTCGTCGCCGGCATCGGCGTGCCGATGATCACCGCGATCGCCCAGTGCGCGCGCGCCGCGGCGCCGCACGGCGTGCCGATCGTCGCCGATGGCGGCATCCGCTACTCCGGCGACATCACCAAGGCGCTGGCGGTCGGCGCCGGCGCGGTGATGATCGGCAGCCTGTTCGCGGGCACCGACGAAAGCCCCGGCGAGCTGATCCTGTTCCAGGGGCGCAGTTTCAAGGAGTACCGCGGCATGGGATCGCTCGGCGCGATGCGCCGCGGCAGCCGCGATCGCTACTTCCAGGACGAATTCGATCTCGACGCCAATCCCGACGCCGGCGAGAAGCTGGTGCCGGAGGGAATCGAGGGACGGGTGGCCCACAAGGGATCGGTCGCCGCGATGATCCATCAATTGATGGGCGGCCTGCGCGCCGGGATGGGCTACACCGGCTGCAGGAACGTCGCGACGCTGCAGCGCGAAGCCAGGATGATCCGCGTCAGCCCCGCCGGCCTGCGCGAGGGGCACGTGCACGACGTGATCATCACCAAGGAAGCGCCGAACTACCGCGTCGAGTAGGGCGCCGGGGCCAGCGAGCGCGCGACCGGGCGATCGCGCGAATCCCGATCGCCGGCCGCCGCTTCCGGCGCGCCGCCGCGAAAGAGGATCACCGGGTCTTCCCCGCTGGGGCCCCGCGTCTTGATGCGGCGCCTCGCAATCACGATCGCCGCCGCCAGTGCGACTCCGCCGGCGATTCCGGCCGCCATCATCCAGCCGATCGCGGGGAAGAACACGGAGACGACCCCCGCCATCGCGACCAGGCCCAGGCCCCCGATGCCCGCGACCGGAATCGCGCTGATGTTGATCGAGACCTGACGTTCATCCTGTCTCATAGCGCCTCCAGCCCCCTGAGCATACGCCCGTCCCTCGCGGTTAACAAATCCGCCGGGGCGTCGTCTTACTCGGGCATGAAGACGACATGCCTCGGGCTCGTCACCGCGTTCGTCACCACCGCCTCCCTCTCGGCGCAGGACCCGCAGTGGCTGCGGCAGTGGGAGACCGCACAGAAACAGAAGCCCGCGCGCATCGCCAGCGTCGCGCGCATCGCGCCGGCATCGGAGCCGGGTATCCCGTTCGTCGTCCGCGCCGTGGTCCTCGACTCCGCCGGCAAGCCGCTGCCCGGCGTCGAGGTCTTCGCCTATCAGACCGATCAGCACGGCATCTACGCGGCGCCGGGGGCCGAGGATCCGTGGCGGCTGAAAGGCTGGGCGGTCACCGACGCGCAGGGGCGATTCGAGTTCCGCACCATCCGCCCCGCGGCCTATCCGAGCCGTGACATTCCCGGCCACATTCACCTGAGCTTCGCGACGACGTGCTGCGGGCGGCAGATCAGCGAGGTGATGTTCGACGACGATCCGCTGGCGACACGAGAGTACCGGCAGCGGCAGGCGGCGGACGTGATGTTCGGAAAGGTGACGAGGCGCGCGGATGGATCGCAGGAGACGAGCTACACCTTCAGACTGAAGGCGCGCGGAGACTTCTGACGGCCGGGCGGAGCCGATGAGCGACGGGCTCGGGCGCCCGTCGTTCATCGTCATTCGAACGACCAGCTAGTTGCAGCTGGACGCGATCTGGCGGACCGACGTCACACGCAGCTGCGGCTGATCGTGCGACATGCCGGACATCGACGCGCCGGTGCCCGACGCCGTCGCGCCCGTCCCGGCCGCGGTGCTGCCGGTGCCGGTTGCCGTGCTGCCGGTGCCCGTGGCGCCAGCGCCGCTGCCCGAGCTGCGGGCCGCGTTCTCATCGAGGACGCCGCGGATCTCGACCTTCGAGTTCACGTAGCCCTGCAGTTCGGTCGGCTGCCCGCCGACGAGGCTGTAGGTCTTGCCCGCCTCGCTGGCGGCGCCGGTCGCCGCAGGCGCCGTGCCGCTGGTCCCCGTCGTCGCGCCTGTGCCCGTTGCCGCGCCCGTCGTTGCCGTGCCCGTCGTTGCCGTGCCCGTGGCGCCCGCCGTGCTGCCCGAGCCGCTGCTCAGCGAGGCGTCGGTCAGGATGAAGGCGCCGCGCGCCGCCGACGATGCGGTCGAGCCGGTCGTGCCTGCCGTGCCCGTGGTTGCCGTTCCGGCGGTGCCGGTGGCCATCGACGAGCCGCTCTTCAGGCAGCCGGTCACGACGACCGTCTTGCCTTCACGATCGCTCTGCGACGTGGTGGGGCGATCCTGCGCCCCGACGCTCACCGCCGCGGCGAGAGTACAGGCCGTCATCGTTCCGAAAAGGTGGGTTCTTTTCATCAGTGTGATCTCCTGGCGCGATCCCTTCGCAAGAATGCCGCCGAGGAAACATCGGGCGGCGATCGCGCGGCAGGGCCGCGTCTTTGCCGGTTGAGCTGCGACGCGCGGAAGATTCGCGCGTAGCGCGGCCCTACGCGCTGGAAAAATCTTCGCGGTGCATTGGCGCGGGAGGAGCAGCGGCTCGACCGCAGCGTCGCGCGCCGCCACTCATCATTACCGGAGGGGCGCTCGCTGCCCCGGATCAGCCCTTCACGTGGATCCGCCGGCGGTCTTCCCCGGCGTCCTCGATCCTGACTTCCGTCACGTCGTCGGGCCGGCCGCGCCAGCGTTCCGCCCACTCGATCGCGACCACGCCGTCGCCGGCCACCAGATCCTCGAGGCCGAGATCGTCGATCTCGGCCGGCTCGAGGCGATACAGATCGACGTGAAACAGCGTCAGCGACGGACCGGCATATTCCTGTACGAGAGTGAATGTCGGGCTCGATACCTCGTCGGCGCTGGCGCCGATGCCGCGGGCGAGCCCGCGGACGAACGCGGTCTTGCCGGCGCCGAGGTCGCCGTAGAGCAGGACGACATCGCCGGCCGCGAGCGTCTGTCCGAGCGCTTCGCCGACTGCGGCAGTCTCGGACTCGCTGCCGGTGGTGAAGACGCGCGAGGCCGGGCCTCCTGGTGGAGCGCTCACTGCGCTTCGCGCCGCACCTTGCGGCGCGCGGTCAGCTCGAGGACGGCGTCGCCGAGCCGATCCGCGATATCCGTCGGCAGCAGCGCGACGTCACCTTCGTCCGCCTCGGCGAGATCGCCGGCGGTGCCGTGAAGGTACACGGCGAGCTTGCAGGCCCCTTCCGCGTCGAGCAGCTGTGCGAACCAGGCGCCGATCATGCCGGTGAGCAGGTCGCCGGTGCCGCCGGTCGCCATCCCGGCGTTCCCCGTGAGATTCACGAACGAGCGCCCTTCGGGTCCGGCGATCACCGTCCGGTGTCCCTTCAGCACGACGTGCAGGCGCCGGGCCGCGGCGAACTCACGCGCGTGCGCCAGCCGATCGCTCTGAACCTGCTCGATGCTGACGCCGAGCAGGCGCGCCATCTCGCCGGGATGCGGCGTGACGATCATGTCCACGCCGTCGCGCCCCGTGAGCCGCTCGGGATCTCCGGCGAAGGCGTTCAAGCCGTCGGCGTCGATCACCAGCGGAACGCCGGAACGCTCGACGACCGCCTGCACGAAGGCCGCGGTGGACGGATCCTGTCCGAGCCCCGGACCGATGCAGATGATGTCCGCCTTGATGTCGAGCACGCGCTCCACCGCCGTGAAGTCGATCGCGCCGGCAGAGGTCTCCTCCAGCGGCTCGGTCATGTACTCCGGCATCATCATCGCGATCGTCGACACGCACGATCGCGGCGTCGCGATCGTCACCAGGCCGGCGCCGGAGCGCAGCGCGCCGAGCGCGGCGAGATGGGCCGCGCCGGTCCGTCCCACCGACCCGGCGATCACCAGGACGCGGCCGAAGTCCCCCTTGTGCGAGTCGGCCGCGCGAGCCGGGACCAGCTCGCGCATGCGCTCGCGGGTCAGGATCTCGAGCCACGGGCCGTCCAGTTCCTCGATCACCGCCGCCGGAATGCCGATGTCGGCAATCACCAGATCGCCGCCGTACGCGTCGGCCGGCGGCAGGATCAGCGGCAGCTTCGGCGCCGCGAGCGTCACGGTCATCGAGGCCTCGATCGCCTCGCCGTCGATCTCGTGCGAGTCCGCCGAGACCCCGGTGGGCAGATCGATCGCCACGGTCGGCACACCGAGCCCGTTGACGTCCGCGACCACGGTCTCGAGCAGGCCGGTCAGCGGCCCGTGGAACCCGGTTCCGACAATGGCGTCGACGATGAGATCGCATTCGGAGATCTCGGTGAAGTGGAGCTCCCACTCCTGCGCGGTGCTGATCTCGACCACGGTGACGCCGACGCGCCCGAGGATCTCGAGGTTGGTGCGCGCGTCGCCGCGCACCTCGCTGACGCTGCCGAGCAGATACACCACCGCCTCGATGCCGCGCTGCGCCAGCGTCCGCGCCACCACGAAGCCGTCCCCGCCGTTGCTGCCGCGGCCGCACAGCACGCCGACCTTGCTCGACGCCAGATCGTCGAACGCCGCTTCCATCGCCGCCACCGCCTGGCGTCCGGCGTTCTCCATCAGCACGATCGACGGCAGCCCCACGTCGTCGATGGTCTGCCGATCGGCGTCGCGCATCTGCTGCGTGTTCAGAACTCGCATCGGATCGTAGGCAGTATAATCCGTCGATCATGCGCGGAGCGGTTTACGTCAACGGAAGAATCACCCCCGCCGCTCAGGCGGTGGTGCCGGTCTACGATCACGGATTCGTCTACGGCGAAGGCGTGTACGAGGTGCTCCGCACCTACAACCGCATCCCCTTCCTCTACGATCGCCACATGCGCCGGCTGCGGCAGTCCGCCGAGCGGCTGATGCTCGACCTCCCGTTCGACGACGCGACGCTGCTGCAGTGGATCGAGCAGACGATGGCCGCCGCCGGCGAGCTGACGGAGGCCTACATCCGCGTGCTGGTCACGCGCGGGGTCGGAGAACTGACCTACGACCTGTCCGCGACGCCGACGCCGACCGTGGTCGTCATCGCCAAGCCGTTCGAGCCGCTGCCCGCGGAGCACTATCAGAACGGCATGCGCCTGGCGCTGGTCGACACGCTCCGCAACCATCCGCGGTCGGTGAACCCGCTGATCAAGGCGAACAACCTGCTGAACAACGCCCTGGCGATCCGCGCCGCGCAGCGCGTCGGCGGCGAAGAAGCGCTGATGTGCAACTACCGCGGCGAGATCACCGAGTGCGCGATGTCGAACTTCTTCCTCGTGCGCGGCGGCGCCGTGCTCACGCCCCCGTCGGACGCCGGAATGCTCGAAGGGGTCACCCGCGCGTTCATCTTCGAGCTCGCCCGCGAACTCGGCGTCGAGGTCCGCGAAGAGACGCTGCTGCCGA is part of the Vicinamibacterales bacterium genome and harbors:
- the tsaE gene encoding tRNA (adenosine(37)-N6)-threonylcarbamoyltransferase complex ATPase subunit type 1 TsaE, whose amino-acid sequence is MSAPPGGPASRVFTTGSESETAAVGEALGQTLAAGDVVLLYGDLGAGKTAFVRGLARGIGASADEVSSPTFTLVQEYAGPSLTLFHVDLYRLEPAEIDDLGLEDLVAGDGVVAIEWAERWRGRPDDVTEVRIEDAGEDRRRIHVKG
- a CDS encoding aminotransferase class IV codes for the protein MRGAVYVNGRITPAAQAVVPVYDHGFVYGEGVYEVLRTYNRIPFLYDRHMRRLRQSAERLMLDLPFDDATLLQWIEQTMAAAGELTEAYIRVLVTRGVGELTYDLSATPTPTVVVIAKPFEPLPAEHYQNGMRLALVDTLRNHPRSVNPLIKANNLLNNALAIRAAQRVGGEEALMCNYRGEITECAMSNFFLVRGGAVLTPPSDAGMLEGVTRAFIFELARELGVEVREETLLPIDLESADEMFITSTTRGVSPVVNVDGRPVGSGKPGPITSRLIERYERRAREMSFGEQEPVKSPA
- a CDS encoding NAD(P)H-hydrate dehydratase, producing MRVLNTQQMRDADRQTIDDVGLPSIVLMENAGRQAVAAMEAAFDDLASSKVGVLCGRGSNGGDGFVVARTLAQRGIEAVVYLLGSVSEVRGDARTNLEILGRVGVTVVEISTAQEWELHFTEISECDLIVDAIVGTGFHGPLTGLLETVVADVNGLGVPTVAIDLPTGVSADSHEIDGEAIEASMTVTLAAPKLPLILPPADAYGGDLVIADIGIPAAVIEELDGPWLEILTRERMRELVPARAADSHKGDFGRVLVIAGSVGRTGAAHLAALGALRSGAGLVTIATPRSCVSTIAMMMPEYMTEPLEETSAGAIDFTAVERVLDIKADIICIGPGLGQDPSTAAFVQAVVERSGVPLVIDADGLNAFAGDPERLTGRDGVDMIVTPHPGEMARLLGVSIEQVQSDRLAHAREFAAARRLHVVLKGHRTVIAGPEGRSFVNLTGNAGMATGGTGDLLTGMIGAWFAQLLDAEGACKLAVYLHGTAGDLAEADEGDVALLPTDIADRLGDAVLELTARRKVRREAQ